One window from the genome of Bdellovibrionales bacterium encodes:
- the rpsB gene encoding 30S ribosomal protein S2, with protein sequence MAQVTMKEMLDAGVHFGHQTQRWNPKMKNYVYTARGGIHIIDLQKTVVRAQKAAEFVKDIAANGGRLIFVGTKKQAIEPIQEAAQKCGQYYVTKRWLGGMMTNFETIKSSVARLRKIDQMKEKGEDKYLTKKERAGLDKEYQRLSEFLNGIREMKEMPAAMFVVDLPKEHIAVAEATRLGIPVVGIADTNSDPELIQYPIPGNDDAIRSIKLFANMVADAYLEGAKTWEQKLRTMTDKQSDLAKEEKGEVAEAAPKKRAPRAGGAPAGKTAAAKPAAGPAVVKATKARKLVAAGTAEDVEIQAELENNETSSEDAE encoded by the coding sequence ATGGCTCAAGTAACCATGAAAGAGATGCTCGACGCAGGCGTTCACTTCGGACACCAAACACAGCGTTGGAACCCAAAAATGAAAAACTACGTATACACAGCTCGTGGAGGCATTCATATCATTGACCTTCAAAAGACTGTTGTACGCGCTCAAAAAGCTGCGGAATTCGTAAAAGATATCGCTGCTAACGGCGGTCGCTTGATCTTCGTAGGAACTAAGAAGCAAGCTATCGAACCTATCCAAGAAGCGGCTCAAAAATGCGGTCAATACTACGTTACTAAGCGTTGGTTGGGCGGCATGATGACGAACTTCGAGACTATCAAGTCTTCTGTAGCTCGCCTTCGCAAAATCGACCAAATGAAAGAAAAAGGCGAAGACAAATACCTCACTAAAAAAGAACGCGCTGGTTTGGATAAAGAATACCAACGCTTGTCTGAGTTCTTGAACGGTATCCGTGAAATGAAGGAAATGCCTGCAGCTATGTTCGTTGTGGATCTTCCTAAAGAACACATCGCAGTTGCTGAAGCGACTCGTTTGGGCATCCCAGTAGTTGGTATCGCTGATACAAACTCTGACCCAGAATTGATCCAATACCCAATCCCAGGCAATGACGATGCTATTCGTTCCATCAAGTTGTTCGCTAACATGGTAGCTGATGCTTACCTCGAAGGCGCTAAAACTTGGGAACAAAAACTTCGCACTATGACTGACAAGCAATCTGACTTGGCTAAAGAAGAAAAAGGCGAAGTTGCTGAAGCAGCTCCTAAAAAACGCGCTCCACGCGCTGGTGGCGCTCCTGCTGGTAAAACTGCAGCTGCTAAACCTGCTGCGGGTCCTGCAGTTGTTAAAGCAACTAAAGCTCGTAAGCTTGTTGCTGCTGGTACTGCTGAAGACGTTGAAATCCAAGCTGAGCTTGAGAACAACGAAACTTCTTCTGAAGACGCTGAGTAA
- a CDS encoding elongation factor Ts — MSISATLVKELRERTNAGMMDCKKALEETKGDFDAAIEWLRVKGLSAAAKKAGRIAAEGVVFAQTVGNTGMVVEINSETDFVARNDGFKALVTDIAHHITHAVNATGDILEQVFHKNPAKKIGEMMTEATATIGEKIVIRRFERYTAAPNSIVHTYVHGEGKIGVLIEVAASNPAATNNPEMRTFAQDVCLHIAAMNPMAISSEQIPADVVAKEKEVLKAKNIEQGKKADMIDKIVEGQIRKFLAENCLVDQAFVKNPDIKISDLAKEVGKKVGADLTIKRFTRFELGAGIEKKSEDFAAEVAAQMKGH; from the coding sequence ATGTCAATTTCCGCTACTCTCGTAAAAGAACTTAGAGAAAGAACTAACGCCGGCATGATGGATTGCAAAAAGGCTCTCGAAGAAACTAAAGGTGACTTCGATGCAGCTATCGAATGGTTGCGCGTAAAAGGTCTGTCTGCTGCTGCTAAAAAAGCTGGCCGTATCGCTGCTGAAGGCGTTGTTTTCGCACAAACAGTTGGCAACACTGGCATGGTTGTAGAAATCAACTCTGAAACTGACTTCGTAGCTCGTAACGATGGTTTCAAAGCATTGGTGACAGATATCGCTCACCACATCACTCACGCTGTTAATGCAACTGGTGATATCTTGGAACAAGTTTTCCACAAAAATCCAGCTAAGAAAATCGGCGAAATGATGACTGAGGCAACTGCGACTATCGGTGAAAAAATCGTTATTCGCCGTTTCGAGCGCTATACAGCCGCTCCTAACAGCATCGTTCACACCTATGTTCACGGTGAAGGCAAAATCGGCGTGTTGATTGAAGTTGCTGCTTCTAACCCAGCTGCTACAAACAACCCTGAAATGCGCACTTTCGCACAAGACGTTTGCTTGCACATCGCTGCAATGAACCCAATGGCAATCTCTTCTGAACAAATCCCTGCGGATGTCGTTGCAAAAGAGAAAGAAGTTTTGAAAGCTAAAAACATCGAACAAGGTAAAAAAGCTGACATGATCGATAAGATCGTAGAAGGCCAAATCCGTAAGTTCTTGGCTGAAAACTGCTTGGTTGACCAAGCTTTCGTTAAAAATCCAGATATCAAAATCAGTGATTTGGCGAAAGAAGTTGGCAAAAAAGTGGGTGCTGATTTGACTATCAAACGTTTCACTCGTTTCGAGTTGGGCGCTGGTATCGAAAAGAAATCTGAAGACTTCGCAGCGGAAGTTGCTGCGCAAATGAAAGGTCACTAA
- a CDS encoding UMP kinase: MASPAYKRILLKLSGEALAGSQGQGINNTVIKQIAQDVAEAFKAGVEIGIVIGGGNIYRGVAASAEGMDRASADYMGMLATCINALALQDALEKENVPTRVQTAIEMAEIAEPYIRRRAIRHLEKGRIVIFGAGTGNPFFTTDTAASLRAMEISAQVIMKATKVDGIYDKDPKKFADAKKFDKISYIDVLNKGLNVMDSTAISLCMDNKLPIITFDMTHKGNVLKAVMGENIGTLVQ, from the coding sequence TTGGCGTCACCTGCTTATAAAAGAATTTTGCTAAAATTGAGTGGTGAGGCTTTGGCGGGCAGTCAAGGTCAAGGCATCAACAATACAGTCATTAAGCAAATCGCCCAAGACGTAGCAGAGGCTTTCAAAGCAGGTGTGGAAATTGGGATCGTCATCGGCGGCGGTAACATCTATCGTGGTGTTGCCGCTTCTGCTGAAGGCATGGACCGCGCGAGTGCTGACTATATGGGAATGCTCGCGACTTGTATCAATGCCCTTGCTCTCCAGGACGCTCTTGAGAAAGAGAATGTTCCTACCCGCGTGCAAACAGCTATCGAAATGGCTGAAATCGCTGAACCTTACATCCGTCGCAGAGCGATCCGCCACCTTGAAAAAGGCCGCATCGTTATCTTTGGTGCAGGCACCGGGAACCCGTTCTTTACAACAGACACAGCGGCGTCACTTCGCGCGATGGAAATCAGCGCTCAAGTGATTATGAAAGCCACTAAGGTCGACGGAATCTACGATAAAGATCCGAAGAAGTTTGCAGACGCAAAGAAGTTCGATAAAATTAGTTACATCGATGTTTTGAACAAAGGCTTGAATGTGATGGATTCTACGGCCATCAGCCTTTGCATGGATAACAAACTCCCGATCATCACTTTCGATATGACCCACAAAGGGAATGTTTTGAAAGCTGTGATGGGTGAAAACATCGGTACTCTCGTTCAATAA
- the frr gene encoding ribosome recycling factor, protein MLADVKKSAQDKMDKSSKALVEELNKIRTGKAQVSMLDGVKVNYYGSLSPLSQVASVSCPDAKSFLIAPWETSILKEIESAIIKSNLGMAPMNDGKVIRLKVPDLTEERRKDLAKQVKKVAEDSRVAIRMIRRDANEAVKKALKDKAISEDESKKSETEIQKMTDDFIKKIDQIADEKEKSIMTI, encoded by the coding sequence ATGCTTGCAGATGTAAAAAAGTCCGCTCAAGACAAAATGGATAAATCATCAAAAGCTCTCGTTGAAGAGCTTAACAAGATCCGTACAGGCAAAGCCCAAGTGTCTATGCTTGACGGTGTTAAAGTAAATTACTACGGAAGCCTTTCACCTTTGTCTCAGGTGGCTTCTGTTTCTTGCCCAGACGCTAAATCTTTCTTGATCGCTCCTTGGGAGACTTCCATCTTGAAAGAAATCGAAAGTGCGATCATTAAAAGCAACCTCGGTATGGCACCAATGAATGACGGTAAAGTGATTCGTTTGAAGGTTCCTGACCTCACTGAAGAACGCCGTAAAGACCTTGCGAAGCAAGTAAAGAAGGTTGCTGAAGATTCTCGCGTCGCAATTCGTATGATTCGCCGTGATGCTAACGAAGCAGTCAAAAAGGCTTTGAAAGATAAAGCGATCAGCGAAGATGAATCTAAAAAATCTGAAACTGAAATCCAAAAGATGACTGACGATTTCATCAAAAAAATCGATCAGATCGCGGACGAAAAAGAAAAAAGCATCATGACCATCTAA
- a CDS encoding isoprenyl transferase: protein MALPKHIAIIMDGNGRWAQLRRKPRVFGHVKGTRVAKDIITACSRKGIKHLTLYAFSTENWLRPETEVSFLMNILRRYLKKETENLVKENIRFSIIGDISKIPADVRDAITKSMQATAKCTGLQLVFALSYGSRQEITEAVRTIVAKVATGEIKAGEIDESTINAALSTYPTPDPDLIIRTSGELRLSNFLMWQAAYSEFYFTSTLWPDFTEASLDKALQDYQSRQRRFGAVAQNDENLSH from the coding sequence ATGGCTTTACCTAAACACATTGCAATCATTATGGACGGAAATGGGCGTTGGGCCCAACTCCGCCGTAAGCCACGTGTGTTTGGTCACGTCAAAGGGACTCGCGTCGCCAAAGACATCATCACAGCCTGCTCTCGTAAAGGGATCAAACATTTGACCTTGTATGCTTTCAGCACCGAGAACTGGCTGCGTCCTGAAACCGAAGTGTCGTTCTTGATGAACATCCTTCGTCGTTACCTCAAAAAAGAAACTGAAAACCTGGTGAAAGAAAACATCCGTTTCTCAATCATCGGTGATATCTCTAAAATTCCTGCTGACGTTCGCGATGCCATCACTAAATCTATGCAAGCTACTGCTAAATGCACGGGTCTGCAGTTGGTGTTTGCGCTCAGTTACGGTTCTCGTCAGGAAATCACGGAAGCGGTTCGCACCATCGTTGCGAAAGTGGCTACTGGTGAAATCAAAGCCGGTGAAATTGATGAATCTACGATCAATGCGGCTCTCAGCACCTATCCTACTCCGGATCCGGATTTGATTATTCGCACAAGTGGCGAGCTTCGTCTTTCGAACTTCCTCATGTGGCAAGCGGCTTATAGCGAATTTTACTTTACTTCTACGCTGTGGCCGGATTTTACTGAGGCCAGCCTAGATAAAGCCCTGCAGGATTATCAAAGCCGTCAAAGAAGATTCGGAGCTGTTGCACAAAATGACGAAAACCTTTCTCACTAG
- a CDS encoding phosphatidate cytidylyltransferase: protein MTKTFLTRFISAVVALGVLFAIYYFLELTGLRLICYAAVLIGGYELIQILLPKGTGKFHKGLFYVILLMIFHVAANYPSFAVVAFSVLTVIFWVLSVLTHQGFPELDGLVRYQAKAVMGFVYLGLLPSYAYRLLDLTHGLVWFATLLAVVFAGDTGAYLVGILAGKHKINPRLSPKKTWEGSIGGLIGSLVAGYVCSRFLPDIQLNAILVTSVCAGFVAQFGDFFESLIKRVADVKDSGSLMPGHGGILDRIDGVLFASPVLMLVASLFESQY, encoded by the coding sequence ATGACGAAAACCTTTCTCACTAGATTCATCTCTGCTGTTGTCGCTCTTGGTGTTCTCTTTGCTATCTACTATTTCTTGGAACTCACTGGTCTTCGTCTCATTTGTTATGCCGCGGTTTTGATCGGCGGTTACGAACTCATTCAAATCTTGCTTCCTAAGGGCACCGGTAAATTTCATAAAGGCCTCTTTTACGTCATTTTACTGATGATCTTCCACGTGGCCGCCAACTACCCGTCTTTTGCTGTGGTGGCGTTTTCAGTGCTCACTGTGATCTTCTGGGTGTTGAGTGTTCTAACTCACCAAGGGTTCCCTGAACTTGACGGACTCGTTCGCTATCAAGCCAAGGCTGTAATGGGCTTCGTTTATTTGGGTCTTCTGCCTTCTTACGCTTACCGTCTCTTAGATTTAACTCACGGACTCGTATGGTTTGCGACTCTGCTGGCCGTTGTTTTTGCTGGCGATACGGGCGCTTACCTTGTTGGAATCCTCGCTGGAAAGCACAAAATAAACCCGCGTTTGTCCCCGAAGAAGACCTGGGAAGGTTCCATCGGCGGCCTTATCGGCTCATTGGTTGCTGGCTATGTTTGTTCACGTTTTCTTCCCGATATTCAACTAAATGCGATCCTCGTCACATCTGTTTGTGCAGGCTTCGTCGCTCAATTCGGTGACTTCTTTGAGTCACTGATTAAGCGTGTTGCAGACGTCAAAGACTCTGGCAGTTTGATGCCGGGCCATGGCGGGATCTTAGACAGAATCGACGGCGTGTTGTTTGCCAGTCCTGTTTTAATGCTTGTGGCTTCTCTTTTTGAGTCACAGTATTAA
- the rseP gene encoding RIP metalloprotease RseP: MEIIIGLLKGVLNSAVPFVILLGILIFIHEFGHFIVARLCGVRVEVFSLGFGKKIFQYKRGDTTYCISIIPLGGYVKMFGDQPGAEIAEADKPYSFTHKNVWQRIAVVLAGPLMNFFFAIFIFFVVAFIGEDYRAPRVGDLETTSKAYTAGFRSGDKILSVNGANVNTWEEFESKLSDIHDTQAMVDIQRGTEKTSLKVDITGKPNPNVLSTDPTVGEIEGLSPMSKAALIGVQKDSPLAALGLKTGDRVTAINGQAVPYWRDLEATLAKQDPKQALQIDVERGPSAENKNTETMSVTLAPMALPKYDFQTLKLESSDLYLGTILEGTPAKTAGLLPGDRIMQINDTKIEKWDDVISSVKSYDGNKEGVKLQVMRGPELLKMTIVPQMISQMTPGGVEDKRYTIGVAPYINFAMPELVKISTSNPVEAIKIGVQRTWDVSVMTVMSFVRLFEGKVSPKNIGGVISIGQAASETFKIGISPFLRMMGLISVNLFILNLLPIPVLDGGHLLFYTIEGLKGAPISMKKMEIAQQVGLVLLMSLMVFALFNDFTRLFGN, from the coding sequence ATGGAAATTATCATCGGCTTACTTAAAGGCGTCCTTAATTCAGCAGTTCCCTTCGTAATCCTCCTCGGAATTTTGATCTTCATTCACGAATTTGGTCACTTCATCGTGGCTCGTTTGTGCGGTGTGCGCGTCGAAGTTTTCAGCTTGGGATTTGGAAAGAAAATCTTCCAATACAAGCGTGGAGATACTACATATTGCATCTCAATCATCCCATTGGGTGGTTATGTGAAGATGTTTGGCGACCAACCAGGTGCTGAAATCGCTGAAGCGGACAAGCCATATTCATTCACACATAAAAACGTGTGGCAGAGAATCGCTGTAGTTCTCGCCGGCCCGTTGATGAACTTCTTCTTTGCGATTTTCATTTTCTTCGTCGTGGCGTTTATCGGTGAAGATTATCGCGCACCAAGAGTGGGCGATTTGGAAACGACTTCGAAAGCTTACACAGCTGGTTTCAGATCCGGAGATAAAATCCTTTCTGTCAACGGCGCCAATGTAAATACTTGGGAAGAGTTCGAAAGCAAGCTTTCAGACATCCACGACACTCAAGCCATGGTGGATATCCAACGCGGCACTGAGAAAACCTCTTTGAAAGTGGATATTACTGGCAAACCAAATCCAAACGTTCTTAGCACGGATCCTACTGTCGGAGAAATCGAAGGCCTTTCACCAATGTCGAAGGCGGCTTTGATCGGCGTACAAAAGGATTCTCCTTTGGCAGCGTTGGGGCTTAAAACCGGTGACCGCGTAACGGCGATCAACGGCCAGGCGGTTCCTTACTGGCGTGATCTTGAAGCGACTTTGGCAAAACAAGATCCAAAGCAAGCTTTGCAAATCGATGTCGAACGTGGCCCAAGTGCTGAAAATAAAAATACAGAAACGATGAGCGTGACGCTAGCTCCGATGGCTCTTCCGAAGTACGACTTCCAAACTTTGAAACTTGAAAGCTCGGATTTGTATCTTGGTACGATCCTTGAGGGCACTCCTGCAAAAACGGCGGGCCTTTTGCCCGGCGACCGCATCATGCAGATCAACGATACGAAGATCGAAAAATGGGATGACGTTATTTCTTCTGTGAAGTCTTACGACGGCAACAAAGAAGGCGTGAAACTTCAAGTCATGCGCGGTCCAGAGCTTTTGAAAATGACGATCGTTCCACAGATGATTTCACAAATGACTCCAGGTGGCGTTGAAGATAAGCGCTACACGATCGGTGTCGCTCCTTACATCAACTTTGCGATGCCTGAACTTGTAAAAATCAGCACAAGCAACCCCGTTGAAGCGATCAAAATCGGCGTTCAGCGTACTTGGGATGTTTCAGTGATGACAGTGATGAGCTTCGTTCGCTTGTTTGAAGGTAAAGTTTCACCTAAAAATATTGGCGGCGTGATCTCAATCGGACAGGCAGCAAGCGAGACTTTCAAAATCGGTATCAGCCCGTTCTTGAGAATGATGGGTTTGATTTCTGTGAATCTCTTTATTTTGAATTTGTTGCCAATCCCAGTTCTTGATGGCGGACATCTTTTGTTCTATACCATCGAAGGACTGAAGGGCGCACCGATCAGCATGAAGAAAATGGAGATCGCACAACAAGTGGGTCTAGTTCTGTTGATGAGTTTGATGGTCTTTGCGCTATTTAACGACTTCACTCGTCTATTTGGAAACTAA
- the tsaB gene encoding tRNA (adenosine(37)-N6)-threonylcarbamoyltransferase complex dimerization subunit type 1 TsaB: METSTQLGGVAVIKDGQVLAMESSLRQKSHSEVLNRFIHNCLDKSNIKLEEVDVFAVGQGPGSFTGIRVAANAGKSFSYIYNKPLVTIDSLVLLAAAVKTQLPVLSIINAYKNMVYLGLFDLNKGPEPTYIIGPDAVPVQKLGSLITQDVLVVGDGYETYQEYLPEDLKRKFHRDAQFSDQPLAETLGLLAEKRAKLNKTIEWNSFVPLYIRASEAEEQRKGIVISPLK; encoded by the coding sequence ATGGAAACCAGCACCCAGCTCGGCGGGGTTGCGGTAATAAAAGACGGACAGGTTCTAGCAATGGAATCTTCCCTCCGTCAAAAATCCCATAGCGAGGTCCTCAATCGGTTCATCCATAACTGCCTCGATAAATCTAATATCAAGCTCGAAGAGGTCGACGTCTTTGCCGTCGGCCAGGGTCCCGGCAGTTTCACCGGCATTCGCGTTGCTGCCAATGCGGGTAAGAGTTTTTCCTATATCTACAATAAGCCCCTGGTCACAATCGACTCGTTGGTTTTGCTCGCAGCCGCCGTAAAAACCCAACTACCAGTTTTATCAATCATCAATGCTTACAAGAACATGGTGTACCTGGGCCTCTTCGACCTGAACAAAGGTCCAGAGCCCACTTACATCATCGGCCCTGATGCTGTTCCCGTGCAAAAACTGGGAAGCCTCATCACGCAAGATGTTCTCGTTGTCGGCGATGGTTATGAAACTTATCAAGAGTACTTGCCAGAAGATCTGAAAAGAAAATTTCACAGGGATGCACAGTTCAGCGATCAGCCGCTTGCTGAAACCTTGGGTTTGCTCGCAGAGAAGCGTGCAAAACTTAACAAGACTATTGAATGGAATTCATTTGTGCCCCTTTATATCCGAGCCTCCGAAGCCGAAGAGCAAAGAAAGGGGATAGTGATTTCCCCGCTCAAGTAA
- a CDS encoding P-loop NTPase, whose translation MERDLDNESQDVIKLKPSNSDKAPAKIWTVASGKGGVGKTFVTSSLAICLSKMGHTVVIVDLDLSGANVHTTFGLSPSSDSIRHFFEGSKTLQDLVIPTSIPRVSYIQGFWDAWAPTDISVEQIQHLAPEIRKLNADIVLVDLGAGALASHLEMLKLTDEKILVSSPEPTSIEKTYRFIESFVCYSLQEHSIPEAYDHMIKTLRENRHGLGEKHFSFRTYLKQNSGIQPDYFESLMSKPLRLIVNSCRSQANSELGYSMKSVCYKYYDFKVDFLGAIDYDNAVWQSIRNREPVLIAQPFTPLAGQFLATCKHLIDPKELRAVI comes from the coding sequence ATGGAACGTGACTTGGATAATGAATCGCAAGATGTGATTAAGCTGAAACCTTCAAATTCAGACAAGGCCCCCGCAAAAATTTGGACAGTGGCTTCAGGTAAAGGTGGCGTAGGTAAAACCTTCGTAACTTCCAGCTTGGCCATTTGCCTCAGCAAAATGGGCCACACGGTTGTCATCGTAGATCTTGATTTGAGTGGTGCCAACGTTCATACAACATTCGGTCTTTCACCTTCCTCAGACAGCATCCGTCACTTCTTCGAAGGTTCTAAAACTTTGCAAGACCTTGTGATTCCTACTTCTATTCCTCGCGTTTCTTATATTCAAGGCTTCTGGGACGCCTGGGCTCCGACAGATATCTCTGTCGAACAAATCCAACACTTGGCTCCAGAGATCAGAAAGCTTAACGCAGATATCGTGCTTGTTGATTTAGGTGCCGGTGCTCTTGCAAGCCACCTTGAAATGTTGAAGCTTACCGATGAAAAGATTCTGGTGTCCTCACCTGAACCTACGAGCATTGAAAAAACATATCGCTTTATCGAATCCTTTGTTTGCTATTCACTGCAAGAGCACAGCATTCCTGAAGCATACGATCATATGATCAAAACTCTGCGCGAGAACCGTCATGGTCTAGGTGAAAAGCACTTCTCTTTTAGAACTTATCTAAAACAAAACTCCGGCATTCAACCTGACTATTTCGAAAGCCTCATGTCGAAGCCTTTGAGACTCATCGTGAATTCATGCCGTAGCCAAGCTAACTCAGAACTTGGCTACTCAATGAAGAGTGTTTGCTACAAATACTACGATTTTAAAGTCGATTTCCTCGGCGCCATTGATTATGACAATGCGGTGTGGCAGTCGATTCGCAATCGCGAACCTGTTTTGATCGCTCAGCCATTTACTCCGCTTGCGGGTCAATTTTTGGCAACATGCAAACATCTTATTGATCCTAAGGAACTTCGCGCCGTAATATAA